In the Kribbella sp. NBC_00482 genome, one interval contains:
- a CDS encoding CAP domain-containing protein, which translates to MTNHRRSPGNGVAGPLIASLSALVLLVGIGWFVLRQTDSSKVTSQADPITSMATASDDASATPVRPASPSYTPRRTPTPSKATSVTPKPTRTTSAPSRGSTRTPKPTRSTTSPKPTHSATPTPTPTPTKTTTTTSKPTSGPAEAQVLDLTNQERAKAGCGPLRTNKPLTQAAEAHAADMVAKHYFAHDSLDGRSPFDRMKAAGFRGGAMAENIAVGYTSAASVVKGWMNSPGHRANILNCSYTMIGIGYNGGQVKPDWGNGSWVQDFGG; encoded by the coding sequence ATGACGAACCACAGACGGTCCCCCGGCAACGGTGTGGCCGGTCCCCTCATCGCGTCACTGTCGGCTCTCGTGTTGCTGGTCGGCATCGGTTGGTTCGTACTGCGTCAGACGGACAGCAGCAAGGTGACGAGCCAGGCGGACCCGATCACGTCGATGGCTACCGCCAGCGACGACGCGTCGGCCACACCGGTCCGTCCGGCGAGTCCGTCGTACACACCTCGCCGTACGCCGACCCCCTCGAAGGCCACGAGCGTGACGCCAAAGCCCACCCGGACGACGTCGGCGCCGAGCCGGGGCAGCACGCGGACGCCCAAGCCCACCAGGTCGACGACATCGCCGAAGCCGACCCACTCCGCGACCCCGACGCCTACGCCGACTCCGACCAAGACGACGACGACGACCTCGAAGCCGACGTCCGGACCGGCCGAGGCGCAGGTCCTGGACCTGACCAACCAGGAGCGTGCGAAGGCCGGCTGCGGCCCGTTGCGGACCAACAAGCCGCTGACGCAGGCAGCCGAGGCACATGCCGCCGATATGGTTGCCAAGCACTACTTCGCGCACGACAGCCTGGACGGCCGCAGCCCGTTCGACCGGATGAAGGCGGCCGGGTTCCGGGGCGGCGCGATGGCTGAGAACATTGCCGTCGGCTACACGAGCGCGGCCTCGGTCGTGAAGGGCTGGATGAACAGCCCGGGACACCGCGCGAACATCCTCAACTGCAGCTACACGATGATCGGCATCGGGTACAACGGCGGCCAGGTGAAGCCGGACTGGGGCAACGGCAGCTGGGTGCAGGACTTCGGCGGCTGA
- a CDS encoding GNAT family N-acetyltransferase has protein sequence MRFPEDVPVLTDGAVTLRAHTAADVDPAYRMCQDPVMQEWTTIPVPYLHEHAVNFLTEVVPAGWRANSAWAWAIEYDGNYVGTIDLRDGEGGVGEVGFAVSAEVRGNGVMTRALKLVVRYAFDTLDWKRVIWRAYVGNYASRRVAWKTGFRGLVTIPGGGRSRGVRKDEWVATIGCDDELEPKGNWWTVPVLEGGAIRLRELRESDAQRVMEACGDERTQQWLTGMPSPYGLDDAKGFIASRPDAAASGEAVAWAITDPVTDELLGNVSVFGLNNRIDKTIGEIGYWMHPDARGRKVMSTAVQLVIEHAFRPVEDGGLGRRRLVLKCADVNTASAHVAEANGFTRVADERLADPRRDGTYDNLLTYDLLATEHAAS, from the coding sequence ATGCGATTTCCCGAGGACGTCCCGGTGCTGACCGACGGTGCGGTGACCCTGCGTGCGCACACCGCGGCCGACGTGGACCCGGCGTACCGGATGTGCCAGGACCCGGTGATGCAGGAATGGACCACGATCCCGGTCCCGTACCTGCACGAGCACGCGGTGAACTTCCTCACCGAGGTAGTCCCGGCCGGATGGCGTGCGAACTCCGCCTGGGCCTGGGCGATCGAGTACGACGGGAACTACGTCGGCACCATCGATCTGCGCGACGGCGAGGGCGGTGTCGGCGAGGTCGGGTTCGCAGTGTCGGCCGAGGTCCGCGGCAACGGGGTGATGACGCGCGCGCTGAAGCTGGTCGTGCGGTACGCGTTCGACACCCTCGACTGGAAGCGCGTGATCTGGCGTGCGTACGTCGGCAACTACGCGAGCCGCCGGGTCGCGTGGAAGACCGGATTCCGTGGCCTGGTGACGATCCCGGGCGGTGGCCGGTCGCGCGGCGTACGGAAGGACGAATGGGTCGCGACGATCGGATGCGACGACGAGCTCGAGCCGAAGGGCAACTGGTGGACGGTGCCGGTGCTCGAAGGCGGCGCGATCCGGCTGCGGGAGCTGCGCGAATCGGACGCGCAACGGGTGATGGAGGCCTGCGGCGACGAGCGGACGCAGCAGTGGCTGACGGGCATGCCATCGCCGTACGGCCTCGACGATGCCAAGGGATTCATCGCGAGCCGGCCGGATGCGGCGGCGAGTGGTGAGGCGGTCGCGTGGGCGATCACCGACCCGGTCACCGACGAGCTGCTCGGCAACGTCAGCGTCTTCGGTCTGAACAACCGGATAGACAAGACGATCGGCGAGATCGGGTACTGGATGCACCCGGACGCGCGCGGCCGCAAGGTGATGTCGACGGCGGTCCAGCTGGTCATCGAGCACGCGTTCCGGCCGGTCGAGGACGGCGGTCTGGGCCGGCGCCGACTGGTGCTGAAATGTGCCGACGTGAACACCGCGTCCGCGCACGTTGCCGAGGCCAACGGCTTCACCCGGGTCGCCGACGAGCGCCTCGCCGACCCCCGCCGCGACGGCACGTACGACAACCTCCTCACCTACGACCTCCTCGCCACCGAACACGCCGCAAGCTGA
- a CDS encoding GNAT family N-acetyltransferase produces MRDREELVRRWQAGWSVSRGWTTVEEDNDGILIVRAGEESRPTEYVVLDADDKPERVERAAQLALADGGGRGSGWITLATDDKEARIEQLEELGLEVQQDQDWLMTIQLSEQPALKLHERYSLHTELEDDLIITRATMHGGVVSSGRMAVVGEDAVADRIETDPAHRRRGLGSAIMASLVETAAAKGAKRGILIASIDGLRLYRSLGWKVIADIVIARSR; encoded by the coding sequence GTGAGAGATCGTGAGGAACTCGTCCGCCGTTGGCAGGCCGGGTGGTCCGTCTCGCGGGGCTGGACCACGGTTGAGGAGGACAACGACGGAATCCTGATCGTCCGGGCAGGTGAGGAGAGCCGGCCGACGGAGTACGTCGTACTGGATGCCGATGACAAACCGGAACGGGTGGAACGCGCCGCCCAGCTGGCCCTCGCCGACGGCGGCGGGCGCGGCTCGGGCTGGATCACGCTGGCCACCGACGACAAAGAGGCCAGGATCGAGCAACTGGAGGAACTCGGCCTCGAGGTTCAGCAGGACCAGGACTGGCTGATGACGATCCAGCTCTCGGAGCAGCCCGCGCTGAAGCTCCACGAGCGATATTCGTTGCACACCGAGCTCGAGGACGACCTGATCATCACCCGCGCCACGATGCACGGCGGCGTGGTGTCGAGCGGCCGGATGGCGGTCGTCGGCGAGGACGCGGTCGCGGACCGGATCGAGACCGACCCGGCGCACCGCCGGCGTGGACTCGGCAGCGCGATCATGGCATCGCTGGTCGAGACGGCGGCAGCGAAGGGTGCGAAACGCGGCATCCTGATCGCATCGATCGACGGCCTGCGGCTCTACCGGAGTCTGGGCTGGAAGGTGATCGCCGACATCGTCATCGCCCGTTCACGGTGA
- a CDS encoding DeoR/GlpR family DNA-binding transcription regulator has protein sequence MNAAGAEPPRGRGGQLAAQRQATIVAEVNSRGAITVAELVDRFGVSDMTIRRDLDALDSSGLLHKVHGGATSVGLRSAHEPGFDAKLTQESAAKQAIAAEAATRVQPDSAIGIGAGTTTYALARQLLRVENLTVVTNSARIADVFHGNGRSDRTVVLIGGIRTPSDALVGPIATAALASLHLDLLFLGAHGVDAEHGLSTPNLMEAETNRSFIAASREVVVVADHTKWGTVGLSTFATWSDLDVIVTDNGLTPAARKAMRDTGCDLVIAS, from the coding sequence GTGAACGCAGCCGGAGCAGAACCGCCACGCGGCCGCGGCGGCCAGCTCGCCGCCCAGCGCCAGGCCACGATCGTTGCCGAGGTCAACAGCCGGGGCGCGATCACGGTGGCCGAACTGGTCGACCGGTTCGGGGTCTCGGACATGACGATCCGGCGGGACCTGGACGCCCTGGACTCCAGCGGCCTGCTGCACAAGGTGCACGGCGGCGCGACCTCGGTCGGCCTGCGCAGCGCGCACGAGCCGGGCTTCGACGCCAAGCTGACCCAGGAGTCCGCGGCCAAGCAGGCGATCGCGGCCGAGGCCGCCACCCGGGTGCAGCCGGACAGCGCGATCGGCATCGGCGCCGGTACGACGACGTACGCGCTGGCCCGTCAGCTGTTGCGGGTAGAAAACTTGACGGTTGTCACGAACTCGGCCCGGATCGCCGACGTGTTCCACGGCAACGGGCGCTCGGACCGCACCGTCGTACTGATCGGCGGCATCCGGACCCCGTCGGACGCGCTGGTCGGCCCGATCGCGACCGCGGCGCTGGCGTCGCTGCACCTTGACCTGCTGTTCCTCGGCGCGCACGGTGTCGACGCCGAGCACGGGTTGAGCACGCCGAACCTGATGGAAGCCGAGACCAACCGGTCGTTCATCGCCGCCAGTCGTGAGGTGGTCGTGGTCGCGGACCACACCAAGTGGGGGACCGTCGGCCTGAGTACGTTCGCGACCTGGTCCGACCTGGACGTGATCGTCACCGACAACGGCCTGACCCCCGCAGCCCGCAAGGCCATGCGCGACACAGGATGTGACCTCGTCATAGCCTCCTAG
- a CDS encoding MFS transporter: MKDLWGVLARQRDYRLMLGAGLISLTGDWLLRTGLAFQVYVLTGSTLASGGLLLASFLPAVLLGSLAGVFVDRWNQRTTMIVTNVLNAVVLIPLVAVHDASMIWIVYGVVLAQSCLQQFFTPAEQSLVPLLVNSEQLVTANALNSQIRDLARLVGAALGGVLAAAGGLTLLAVGDAVTFLVAVALVAAMRHRQERPESKEETAGGAIKRLKEEWTEGLRLCVAGPAMRLFFVFCMVTGVGEGIMSTLFAPFVSAEIGGDGKVYGLIVSSQAIGGIVGGLVAAAIGSRWPAATLWGIGAFAFGLIDVALFLYPLVSTSVIPAFVCMIVVGLPGALTVAGMMTVFQNLTVDGTRGRIYGAVGAAESIAVLLGIAAAGLLGDAVGIIPILVFQGLGYVVGGLVVLSRRRVLAPQPAAAAPLPV, from the coding sequence ATGAAGGACTTGTGGGGCGTCCTCGCGCGGCAGCGTGACTATCGGCTGATGCTCGGCGCCGGCCTGATCTCGCTGACCGGTGACTGGCTGCTGCGCACCGGACTCGCGTTCCAGGTGTACGTACTGACCGGCTCGACCCTGGCCTCCGGCGGACTGCTACTCGCGTCGTTCCTCCCCGCCGTCCTGCTCGGCTCGCTGGCCGGCGTCTTCGTGGACCGGTGGAACCAGCGCACCACGATGATCGTGACGAACGTGCTGAACGCCGTCGTACTGATCCCCCTCGTCGCCGTCCACGACGCGAGCATGATCTGGATCGTGTACGGCGTCGTACTGGCGCAGAGCTGTCTACAGCAGTTCTTCACGCCGGCCGAACAGTCGCTGGTCCCGCTCCTCGTGAATTCCGAGCAACTGGTGACCGCGAACGCGTTGAACAGTCAGATCCGCGACCTCGCAAGGCTCGTCGGCGCCGCGCTCGGCGGTGTACTCGCGGCCGCCGGCGGACTCACGCTGCTCGCCGTCGGCGATGCCGTGACCTTCCTGGTCGCGGTCGCACTGGTCGCCGCGATGCGGCACCGACAAGAACGACCCGAATCCAAGGAAGAGACGGCCGGCGGTGCGATCAAGCGGCTGAAGGAAGAGTGGACCGAGGGACTGCGGCTCTGCGTCGCGGGTCCGGCGATGCGACTGTTCTTCGTGTTCTGCATGGTCACCGGCGTCGGCGAAGGAATCATGAGCACGCTGTTCGCACCGTTCGTCAGCGCCGAGATCGGCGGCGACGGCAAGGTGTACGGCCTGATCGTGTCGTCGCAGGCGATCGGCGGGATCGTCGGCGGCCTGGTCGCCGCCGCGATCGGTTCCCGCTGGCCGGCCGCAACCCTGTGGGGCATCGGCGCCTTCGCGTTCGGCCTGATCGACGTCGCTCTGTTCCTCTACCCACTGGTGTCGACCAGCGTGATCCCCGCGTTCGTCTGCATGATCGTCGTCGGCCTGCCCGGCGCCCTCACCGTCGCCGGGATGATGACGGTGTTCCAGAACCTCACCGTCGACGGCACCCGCGGCCGCATCTACGGCGCGGTCGGCGCCGCCGAGAGCATCGCGGTCCTGCTCGGCATCGCCGCGGCCGGCCTGCTCGGCGACGCCGTCGGCATCATCCCGATCCTGGTCTTCCAGGGCCTCGGGTACGTCGTCGGCGGGCTGGTCGTACTCAGTCGGCGGCGGGTTCTGGCTCCTCAGCCGGCAGCTGCTGCCCCGCTTCCGGTGTGA
- the galK gene encoding galactokinase, with amino-acid sequence MSFQKVFGTSPDGSWRAPGRVNLIGEHTDYNDGLVLPIALPNRIMVTASKRDDGRIAVASSGHRGVIEFAIEDLAPGSVGDWAAYPAGAAWILRESGYPIGGANLLVDSDLPSGAGLSSSAALLCATFVALLGLRDVEVDPAEIARLAQKAENQYVGAPVGLMDQMASMCCTEGHALFFDIRAMSTDQIPFDPPADDLALLVVDVKAPHRHVDGEYAARRKSCEQAAAELGVPALRSIAFEDLDDTLARLSDNVVRRRVRHVVTEIRRVEDAVALMRAGKLRDVGPLFTASHASLRDDFEITVPELDVAVDTALEAGALGARMTGGGFGGCIIALVEAPAADAVLSAIEKAFAEHGFSAPSSLNATPSAGASRVS; translated from the coding sequence GTGAGCTTCCAGAAGGTTTTCGGTACGTCGCCCGACGGCAGCTGGCGCGCCCCGGGCCGGGTCAACCTGATCGGCGAGCACACCGACTACAACGACGGCCTGGTGCTCCCGATCGCACTGCCGAACCGCATCATGGTCACCGCCTCGAAGCGGGACGACGGCCGGATCGCGGTCGCGTCGAGCGGGCACCGCGGCGTCATCGAGTTCGCGATCGAGGACCTGGCCCCGGGTTCGGTCGGCGACTGGGCGGCGTACCCGGCCGGTGCGGCCTGGATCCTGCGGGAGTCCGGCTACCCGATCGGCGGCGCGAACCTGCTCGTCGACTCGGACCTCCCGTCCGGGGCCGGCCTGTCGTCGTCGGCCGCGCTGCTGTGCGCGACGTTCGTGGCGTTGCTGGGCCTGCGCGACGTCGAGGTCGACCCGGCCGAGATCGCGCGGCTGGCACAGAAGGCCGAGAACCAGTACGTCGGCGCGCCGGTCGGACTCATGGACCAGATGGCCTCGATGTGCTGCACCGAAGGCCATGCGCTGTTCTTCGACATCCGCGCGATGTCCACCGACCAGATCCCGTTCGACCCGCCGGCCGACGATCTCGCGCTGCTGGTCGTCGACGTGAAGGCACCGCACCGGCACGTCGACGGCGAGTACGCCGCGCGCCGGAAGAGCTGCGAGCAGGCGGCGGCCGAGCTCGGCGTACCGGCTCTGCGATCGATCGCGTTCGAGGACCTCGACGACACACTCGCACGGTTGTCGGACAACGTCGTACGGCGCCGTGTGCGGCACGTGGTGACCGAGATCCGCCGGGTCGAGGACGCGGTCGCGTTGATGCGGGCCGGGAAGCTGCGCGACGTGGGTCCGCTGTTCACCGCGTCACACGCCTCGCTGCGCGACGACTTCGAGATCACCGTGCCGGAGCTGGATGTTGCCGTCGACACCGCCCTCGAGGCGGGTGCGCTCGGTGCGCGGATGACCGGCGGCGGTTTCGGCGGTTGCATCATCGCGCTGGTCGAGGCCCCGGCCGCCGACGCCGTACTGTCGGCAATCGAGAAAGCCTTTGCGGAACACGGTTTCTCGGCCCCGAGCTCCCTCAACGCGACCCCGTCGGCAGGTGCTTCGAGGGTCAGCTAG
- a CDS encoding CAP domain-containing protein: MITPISWILLHQPQNDEADASIPIVTRTDDTYITPSAKPAVATPSAKVTVPPTATPTATPTNTPSETPSATPTNTPTDTPTDTPTTKSSKSPTTAPTSAPTTQPTTAPTSPGRTVPTPTPTKTTTTPPPPVDGGMDANEQQLFNLIDNARADNGCARLKEDPSLTSGARSTAQSRATSGDNLNGSSGSQVGAGGDGMTAQQAYNQLMKKYKSQVLDCGRTTLGVGMKSADHDTGILCPLICGSTARNAWVANFS, encoded by the coding sequence GTGATCACGCCGATCTCGTGGATCCTGCTGCACCAGCCGCAGAACGACGAGGCCGACGCCTCGATCCCGATCGTCACTCGCACCGACGACACCTACATCACGCCCAGCGCCAAGCCGGCCGTCGCAACCCCCTCGGCCAAGGTCACCGTCCCGCCAACGGCGACCCCCACGGCCACCCCCACCAACACCCCGTCGGAAACCCCCTCGGCAACCCCGACCAACACGCCGACGGACACCCCCACAGACACCCCCACCACCAAGTCCTCCAAGTCCCCCACCACCGCCCCAACCTCGGCCCCGACAACGCAGCCCACCACAGCCCCAACCTCCCCGGGCCGCACAGTCCCCACCCCCACACCAACCAAGACCACCACAACCCCACCCCCACCGGTCGACGGCGGCATGGACGCGAACGAGCAACAACTGTTCAACCTGATCGACAACGCCCGAGCGGACAACGGCTGTGCACGCCTGAAAGAAGACCCCAGCCTCACCTCAGGTGCTCGGTCGACCGCGCAGAGCCGGGCGACCTCCGGTGACAACCTGAACGGCAGCTCCGGCTCGCAGGTCGGTGCCGGTGGTGACGGCATGACCGCGCAGCAGGCCTACAACCAGCTGATGAAGAAGTACAAGAGCCAGGTCCTCGACTGTGGTCGCACAACGCTGGGGGTAGGCATGAAGTCGGCCGACCACGACACCGGCATTCTCTGCCCGCT
- a CDS encoding hemolysin family protein: MNDTLLNIVLILVFVLIGGVFAAAEMALVSLRDSQLKALSHRGRRGEIVAKVAANPNRFLSAVQIGVTLMGFLSAAFGGATLADGLSPHLQDLGLPESVAGTVALVLITILISYVSIVLGELAAKRLALQRAETFALGLAPLVDRIASGARPVIWLLSKSTDLVVRALGGDPNANREVMSDEELRDVISAHESLGEEERKIVDDVFEAGSRQLRELMLPRTEVDFVDAEMPAYKAVKFAAERPHSRYPVMNGSADDIVGFVHVRDLFDPAVATRSVRVGDLAREVLMLPDTAKLLPTLTEMRRRSTHLAIVLDEYGGTAGIVTLEDLVEELIGDIKDEYDEEPAETTRLRSGDIEVDGLLNLDDFADATTIELPDGPYETVGGFLAARLGKVPSTGDEVPIDAHTLTVTEMDGRRVARVRLHRVTPEAGQQLPAEEPEPAAD, translated from the coding sequence ATGAACGACACCCTGCTCAACATCGTCCTGATTCTGGTCTTCGTGCTGATCGGCGGGGTCTTCGCCGCGGCCGAGATGGCCCTCGTCTCGCTCCGGGACAGTCAGCTCAAGGCACTCTCGCACCGCGGCCGACGCGGCGAGATCGTCGCCAAGGTGGCCGCCAACCCGAACCGGTTCCTGTCCGCCGTGCAGATCGGCGTGACTCTGATGGGCTTCCTGTCCGCCGCCTTCGGTGGCGCGACACTCGCCGACGGCCTCTCGCCGCACCTGCAGGACCTCGGGCTGCCCGAGTCGGTGGCCGGCACGGTCGCGCTGGTGCTGATCACGATCCTGATCTCGTACGTCTCGATCGTGCTCGGCGAACTGGCTGCCAAGCGGCTGGCTCTGCAGCGGGCCGAGACCTTCGCACTCGGTCTGGCGCCGCTGGTCGACCGGATCGCCTCCGGGGCTCGCCCGGTGATCTGGCTGCTGTCGAAGTCCACCGACCTGGTGGTGCGCGCGCTCGGCGGCGACCCGAACGCGAACCGCGAGGTGATGTCCGACGAGGAACTGCGCGACGTCATCTCCGCGCACGAGTCGCTCGGTGAGGAAGAGCGCAAGATCGTCGACGACGTCTTCGAGGCCGGCAGCCGGCAGTTGCGCGAGCTGATGCTGCCGCGCACCGAGGTGGATTTCGTCGACGCCGAGATGCCGGCGTACAAGGCGGTCAAGTTCGCCGCCGAGCGCCCGCACTCGCGGTACCCGGTGATGAACGGCTCGGCCGACGACATCGTCGGCTTCGTGCACGTCCGCGACCTGTTCGACCCGGCGGTCGCGACCCGCTCGGTGCGGGTCGGCGACCTGGCGCGCGAGGTCCTGATGCTGCCGGACACCGCGAAACTGCTGCCGACGCTGACCGAGATGCGCCGCCGTTCGACGCACCTGGCCATCGTGCTGGACGAGTACGGCGGTACGGCGGGCATCGTCACGCTCGAGGACCTGGTCGAGGAACTGATCGGCGACATCAAGGACGAGTACGACGAGGAGCCGGCCGAGACGACCCGGCTACGCAGCGGCGACATCGAGGTCGACGGGCTGCTCAACCTGGACGACTTCGCCGACGCGACCACCATCGAGCTCCCCGACGGGCCCTACGAGACTGTCGGCGGATTCCTCGCCGCCCGCCTCGGGAAGGTCCCGTCGACGGGTGACGAGGTCCCGATCGACGCCCACACCCTGACCGTCACCGAGATGGACGGCCGCCGGGTCGCCCGGGTCCGCCTGCACCGGGTCACACCGGAAGCGGGGCAGCAGCTGCCGGCTGAGGAGCCAGAACCCGCCGCCGACTGA
- a CDS encoding CAP domain-containing protein, giving the protein MSRDTNQANATDVQYVSENTRVDGGSAVEGTTAGTPLMTVTRTLPNGRTTTAVLGTPAFGAAASSSATPAGPGTSSDTPSPTLTTPTAPTVGVTTVTVPPTAPRRTPTQTSRPTRTASTTPTRTPTRTPTKTRSTDPTPSETTQPPTGGGGTNTQERQVLEYTNQIREQQGCGPLRLDKALVEAAGKHASDMVRRHYMDHTNPDGQDPGDRMAAAGYRGSGWGENIAAGYDSAQKVVAAWMQSDGHRKNILNCRFTTIGVGYDPGQVRSDWGPGSWVQDFGRS; this is encoded by the coding sequence ATGTCTCGCGACACCAACCAGGCCAATGCCACCGACGTGCAGTACGTCTCCGAGAACACCCGCGTCGACGGCGGATCGGCGGTCGAGGGTACGACGGCCGGCACACCGCTGATGACCGTCACCAGGACCTTGCCGAACGGCCGCACGACGACAGCAGTCCTCGGTACGCCGGCCTTCGGTGCGGCCGCGTCCTCCTCCGCGACCCCGGCCGGCCCGGGTACGTCGAGCGACACGCCCAGCCCCACGCTCACCACGCCGACGGCGCCGACCGTCGGCGTGACCACGGTGACCGTGCCGCCGACCGCGCCACGCCGTACGCCGACCCAGACCAGCAGGCCGACGAGGACCGCGAGTACGACGCCGACGCGGACCCCGACTCGTACGCCGACCAAGACGCGGTCCACCGACCCGACTCCGAGCGAGACCACGCAGCCGCCGACCGGTGGCGGCGGGACGAACACGCAGGAGCGGCAGGTCCTCGAGTACACCAACCAGATCCGTGAACAGCAGGGCTGCGGCCCGCTCCGGCTGGACAAGGCACTCGTCGAGGCCGCCGGCAAGCATGCGTCGGACATGGTCCGCCGGCACTACATGGACCACACGAATCCTGACGGACAGGACCCGGGCGATCGGATGGCGGCCGCCGGGTACCGCGGGTCGGGCTGGGGCGAAAACATCGCGGCCGGCTACGACAGCGCACAGAAGGTCGTCGCGGCCTGGATGCAGAGCGACGGGCACCGCAAGAACATCCTGAACTGCCGGTTCACCACGATCGGCGTCGGGTACGACCCAGGCCAGGTGCGGTCGGACTGGGGACCGGGCAGCTGGGTCCAGGACTTCGGCAGAAGCTGA
- a CDS encoding helix-turn-helix domain-containing protein produces the protein MSLEKDPRRARLLDDPLAIRAMAHPVRLDLQSLLGREGPLTAADAARRLGISQALASHHLRQLAKYDFVEPAPGKDNRERPWRLVSTSQSWQDAIKTPEGAAAADVLEQLMAERALDALAKWQQQRLQADPVWRDNSGIGQTGLYLTGDELAEIVGQINELLQRWVDERPIDDKSTRPAGSRHVSFTQIVAVSPEE, from the coding sequence ATGTCTTTGGAGAAGGATCCGCGGCGGGCTCGGTTGCTGGATGATCCGTTGGCTATTCGGGCGATGGCGCACCCGGTGCGGCTGGACCTGCAGTCGCTGCTGGGCCGGGAGGGGCCGCTGACCGCGGCCGATGCGGCGCGACGGCTCGGGATCAGCCAGGCGTTGGCGTCGCACCACCTGCGGCAGTTGGCGAAGTACGACTTCGTCGAGCCGGCACCGGGCAAGGACAACCGGGAGCGGCCGTGGCGCCTGGTCTCGACGTCGCAGTCATGGCAGGACGCGATCAAGACGCCCGAAGGCGCGGCCGCTGCCGACGTACTCGAGCAGCTGATGGCCGAGCGGGCGCTGGACGCGCTGGCGAAATGGCAGCAGCAGCGCCTGCAGGCGGACCCGGTCTGGCGGGACAACTCCGGCATCGGGCAGACCGGCCTCTATCTGACCGGCGACGAGCTGGCCGAGATCGTCGGCCAGATCAACGAGCTCCTGCAGCGCTGGGTGGACGAGCGGCCGATCGACGACAAGTCCACCCGGCCGGCGGGAAGCCGGCATGTCTCGTTCACCCAGATCGTTGCTGTCTCACCCGAGGAGTAG
- the galT gene encoding galactose-1-phosphate uridylyltransferase, producing MNTPRGARRTDTKLSDGRELIYYDPADAPVRVPLADTRGLPAPQPQVELRTDPLTGDVITYATHRNTRTYLPPADQCPLCASKPGNPTEIPDHDYNVAVFENRFPSFAGPGRTEVVCFTSDHNRSFTDLSQGQARLVVDTWADRTAELGARDDVELVFPFENRGREIGVTLNHPHGQIYAYPFIPPRMQNLLRQARKHQEVAGSNLFADVLAAERKDGTRVIAENGNWTAFVPEAARWPVEVHLYPHRQVGGIDELSVGERDDFAELYLDVLSRFDGLYGEPLPYIAAWHQAPVRIDRELGYLHLELLSIRRAKDKIKYLAGSESGMGAFISDTRPEDVAETLRKAGQ from the coding sequence ATGAACACACCGCGCGGTGCGCGCCGGACGGACACCAAGCTGTCCGACGGCCGTGAGCTGATCTACTACGACCCAGCTGATGCCCCGGTGCGGGTTCCGCTGGCGGACACACGCGGTCTGCCGGCCCCGCAGCCGCAGGTCGAGCTGCGCACCGATCCGCTCACCGGCGACGTGATCACCTACGCGACCCACCGCAACACCCGGACCTACCTGCCGCCGGCGGACCAGTGCCCGCTGTGCGCGAGCAAGCCGGGCAACCCGACCGAGATCCCGGACCACGACTACAACGTCGCCGTCTTCGAGAACCGGTTCCCGTCCTTCGCCGGCCCCGGCCGGACCGAGGTGGTGTGCTTCACCAGCGACCACAACCGCTCGTTCACCGATCTGTCCCAGGGCCAGGCCCGGCTGGTCGTCGACACCTGGGCCGACCGGACCGCCGAGCTCGGCGCCCGCGACGACGTCGAGCTGGTGTTCCCGTTCGAGAACCGCGGCCGCGAGATCGGCGTGACGCTGAACCATCCGCACGGCCAGATCTACGCCTACCCGTTCATCCCGCCGCGGATGCAGAACCTGTTGCGGCAGGCCCGCAAGCACCAGGAAGTTGCTGGCAGCAACCTGTTCGCCGACGTCCTGGCCGCGGAGCGCAAGGACGGCACCCGGGTCATCGCCGAGAACGGCAACTGGACCGCGTTCGTCCCGGAGGCCGCCCGCTGGCCGGTCGAGGTGCATCTGTACCCGCACCGCCAGGTCGGCGGTATCGACGAGCTGTCGGTCGGCGAGCGCGACGACTTCGCCGAGCTGTACCTCGACGTCCTCAGCCGCTTCGACGGCCTGTACGGCGAGCCGCTGCCGTACATCGCCGCCTGGCACCAGGCCCCGGTCCGGATCGATCGCGAGCTCGGCTACCTGCACCTGGAGCTGTTGTCGATCCGGCGGGCCAAGGACAAGATCAAGTACCTGGCCGGCTCCGAGTCCGGCATGGGCGCGTTCATCAGCGACACCCGGCCCGAGGATGTGGCCGAGACCCTGCGAAAGGCCGGCCAGTGA